A stretch of the Mycobacteroides immunogenum genome encodes the following:
- a CDS encoding winged helix-turn-helix transcriptional regulator gives MSRDYGQYCGLARALDVVGDRWNLLIVRELLIGPARYGELRDGLPGIATNLLTNRLRELETAGVIGRRLADDSSAITYALTPWGAQLREPINALIRWSTPLMVRGPEGDEFRATGLLVALPALFDGRMPKDPSIAVGISVAGTTVQLRATASGIDVGASDGRKLDAVLTAEAQLVLGLAAGVLKLEDVATLVSIEGDESALRDFFEAPRHAGGPASPQPERVNQPASP, from the coding sequence ATGAGTCGAGATTACGGTCAGTACTGCGGACTTGCCCGGGCCTTGGACGTGGTGGGCGACCGGTGGAATTTGTTGATCGTCCGTGAGCTCCTGATCGGGCCGGCCCGCTACGGCGAGCTGCGAGACGGGCTGCCTGGCATCGCCACGAATCTGCTGACCAACCGACTCCGCGAACTGGAGACGGCCGGCGTCATTGGGCGGCGACTAGCCGACGACAGCAGCGCTATCACCTACGCGCTGACACCCTGGGGTGCGCAGCTACGCGAGCCCATCAACGCACTTATCCGCTGGTCGACGCCGCTAATGGTCCGGGGCCCCGAAGGGGACGAATTCCGCGCCACCGGCCTGTTGGTGGCATTGCCCGCCTTGTTCGACGGTCGGATGCCCAAGGATCCGTCGATAGCCGTGGGAATCTCAGTGGCCGGGACCACTGTCCAATTACGAGCCACCGCATCCGGCATCGACGTAGGCGCATCCGACGGCCGCAAGCTGGATGCGGTGCTCACCGCCGAGGCGCAGCTCGTACTGGGACTCGCCGCGGGCGTGCTGAAGCTGGAGGACGTCGCGACACTGGTCAGTATCGAAGGCGATGAATCCGCTCTGCGCGACTTTTTCGAAGCACCGCGACACGCAGGCGGCCCGGCATCACCGCAGCCAGAACGCGTCAATCAACCGGCAAGCCCATGA
- a CDS encoding chorismate mutase family protein — protein MTVQLTPQSGGDAPAALQVLRAELDTIDAQFLDALRRRIECCVRIAECKSDTGIAVLQPHRITFVKQRAAHYGAQHGIDQDFLDRLYDLIIGETCRVESVVMGLPVD, from the coding sequence ATGACGGTACAGCTGACACCACAAAGCGGTGGTGACGCACCTGCCGCGCTTCAGGTACTACGCGCAGAGCTGGACACGATAGACGCGCAATTCCTGGACGCGTTGCGCCGAAGAATCGAGTGCTGCGTGCGGATCGCCGAGTGCAAGTCTGATACCGGAATAGCAGTGCTGCAGCCACATCGGATCACCTTCGTCAAGCAGCGGGCGGCCCACTACGGGGCACAGCACGGAATTGATCAGGACTTTCTCGACAGGCTCTACGACCTGATCATCGGTGAGACATGCCGGGTGGAGTCAGTGGTCATGGGCTTGCCGGTTGATTGA
- a CDS encoding prephenate dehydrogenase dimerization domain-containing protein yields the protein MSCIENVVVVGGGGAVGAMFADLLTKAGLPTTVVDLPGAVDGVPECACEVIEGDVLRPGEQLRTVLAGADLVLLALPEHVACAAVPKVASMLKPGALLADTLSVKAGVAAAWALVEADVEAVSLNPMFAPSLGATGRPVAAVVLRDGPKAAALMRLIEDGGYPVVRMEPDEHDTITAAVQAMTHAALLGFGLALRHNDVALEPLLRVAPPPFQALLALVARVAGGTPEVYWDIQQANLHAPQSREMLSTGLRRLNNAVALGESDFSGLFADINEFLGPAGHLLREHAQTMLTVLPGAWPAPSDRKSSWGSTFGRKE from the coding sequence GTGAGCTGTATCGAGAATGTTGTCGTCGTTGGTGGTGGCGGTGCGGTAGGTGCCATGTTCGCCGATCTGCTGACAAAGGCCGGTCTGCCGACCACGGTGGTGGACCTGCCGGGCGCGGTGGACGGTGTACCCGAATGCGCCTGTGAGGTGATCGAAGGGGACGTCTTGCGCCCCGGGGAGCAGCTGCGGACGGTCCTGGCCGGCGCGGATCTGGTGCTGCTGGCTCTGCCCGAACATGTCGCGTGCGCCGCCGTCCCGAAGGTGGCGTCGATGCTCAAACCGGGCGCCCTGCTTGCCGATACCCTTTCGGTGAAAGCAGGAGTGGCGGCAGCCTGGGCGTTGGTCGAAGCAGATGTCGAGGCGGTGAGCCTGAACCCGATGTTCGCGCCCTCGCTGGGGGCTACCGGGCGCCCTGTGGCGGCGGTCGTCTTGCGCGACGGGCCCAAAGCCGCCGCGCTGATGCGGCTCATCGAAGACGGCGGCTACCCGGTTGTCCGGATGGAACCGGACGAACACGATACGATCACCGCGGCCGTACAGGCCATGACCCACGCGGCCCTCTTAGGGTTCGGTCTGGCGTTGCGGCACAACGATGTTGCCCTGGAGCCGCTGTTGCGGGTGGCGCCGCCGCCCTTTCAGGCCTTACTCGCTCTGGTGGCACGCGTAGCCGGTGGAACACCCGAGGTCTACTGGGATATCCAGCAGGCGAATCTCCACGCCCCGCAATCTCGGGAGATGTTATCGACGGGCCTGCGGCGGTTGAATAATGCTGTGGCGCTGGGAGAGTCGGATTTCAGTGGGCTTTTTGCCGATATCAACGAATTCTTGGGTCCCGCTGGGCACCTGCTACGCGAGCACGCTCAGACCATGCTGACCGTTCTGCCTGGTGCCTGGCCGGCGCCCTCGGATCGAAAGTCGTCGTGGGGCAGCACCTTCGGGAGAAAGGAATGA
- the pabB gene encoding aminodeoxychorismate synthase component I: MRTLLIDNYDSFTYNLYQLIGEVCDRPPTVVRNDVQWSQLILDDFDAIVISPGPGRPDRPRDFGISARAITESGLPTLGVCLGHQGIAQLFGGSVRRAPEPMHGRTSKMWHNGTGLFKGLPSPMSVIRYHSLVVEDTPADLEEIAWTDEGLLMAVRHRTAPIWGVQFHPESIGTEWGAELMANFRDLALRSPRQGRSKLPVRRSFTVGSRVLANCPDAALVYQECFAQSSMSFWLDSSAAIEGVSRFSILGSGEGPLAEFVSYRVSEQKVRVTTSGGGEETVQGSIFDYLDQELKARFAEKPEELPFNFNLGYVGFLGYELKEDLFGANVHTSRTPDAAMLFVDRAVVIDHQLNQCHVLALAAPEDHAADDWVEAISRRIESLPEAGPASGEPPALAPIPDVFEQHGLLRPWHGKGAYVRRIERSLDEIRDGESYQICLTNQVEVTADIEVLETYLRLRRVSPVPYGALLQFPGLAVLSGSPERFLAIGPDRVVESKPIKGTRPRGVTEADDEHLRSELMHSEKDRAENLMIVDLVRNDLNAVCEVGSVHVPHMMYVESYSSVHQLISTIRGTLRGGVSAVDCVRAAFPGGSMTGAPKRRAMELIDRLEDGPRGVYSGALGWFSLCGAADLSIVIRTLVVADGLATFGVGGAIVALSDPQREYEETVVKSRAILTALMKTKAGERQS; the protein is encoded by the coding sequence ATGAGAACACTGCTGATTGATAACTATGACTCGTTCACCTATAACCTGTATCAACTCATAGGCGAGGTTTGTGACCGGCCGCCCACCGTGGTGAGAAATGACGTGCAGTGGTCGCAGCTGATACTCGATGACTTCGACGCGATTGTCATATCGCCCGGACCGGGACGGCCGGACCGTCCGCGCGACTTCGGGATCAGTGCCCGGGCCATCACGGAGAGCGGATTGCCCACGCTGGGTGTCTGCTTAGGCCATCAAGGTATCGCGCAGTTGTTCGGTGGATCCGTCCGTCGTGCCCCGGAGCCAATGCATGGGCGAACATCAAAGATGTGGCACAACGGAACTGGCTTGTTCAAGGGCCTGCCGTCGCCCATGTCGGTGATCCGGTATCACTCTCTGGTCGTTGAGGACACGCCGGCGGATCTGGAGGAGATCGCGTGGACTGATGAAGGCCTACTGATGGCCGTGCGCCATCGAACGGCACCCATTTGGGGGGTGCAGTTTCATCCCGAATCCATCGGGACCGAGTGGGGCGCTGAGCTCATGGCCAATTTCCGGGATCTGGCCCTGCGGTCGCCGCGGCAGGGTCGGTCAAAGCTACCGGTGCGGCGATCGTTCACTGTGGGCTCACGAGTTCTCGCGAATTGCCCCGACGCCGCCCTCGTCTATCAAGAATGCTTTGCCCAATCGTCAATGTCGTTTTGGTTGGACAGCAGCGCGGCTATCGAAGGCGTGTCACGTTTCTCCATCTTGGGAAGCGGCGAAGGTCCGCTGGCCGAGTTTGTTTCCTACCGGGTGTCCGAACAAAAAGTTCGGGTGACGACATCGGGCGGTGGTGAGGAAACGGTCCAGGGATCCATTTTTGACTATCTCGACCAAGAGTTGAAAGCGCGATTCGCGGAAAAGCCCGAGGAACTCCCATTCAACTTCAATCTCGGCTATGTCGGCTTTCTTGGCTACGAGCTGAAGGAGGACCTGTTCGGGGCGAATGTCCATACTTCTCGGACACCGGATGCGGCAATGTTGTTTGTCGATCGTGCGGTAGTCATCGATCACCAGCTCAATCAATGTCATGTACTCGCCTTGGCCGCGCCCGAGGATCACGCCGCCGACGATTGGGTGGAGGCGATTTCGCGGCGCATCGAGTCGCTCCCGGAGGCCGGGCCGGCTTCCGGGGAGCCGCCGGCACTGGCGCCCATCCCCGATGTTTTTGAGCAGCATGGCCTGTTGCGGCCATGGCATGGCAAGGGTGCGTACGTGCGCCGGATCGAGAGATCCCTCGACGAGATACGCGACGGGGAGTCCTATCAGATCTGCCTGACCAACCAGGTTGAGGTCACTGCCGATATCGAGGTGCTGGAAACGTATCTGCGGCTTCGGCGCGTCAGCCCGGTGCCCTACGGGGCGCTGCTGCAGTTCCCGGGACTCGCGGTGCTCAGCGGGTCCCCGGAGCGATTCCTCGCAATAGGTCCGGATCGCGTCGTTGAGTCCAAGCCGATCAAGGGGACGCGGCCCAGGGGAGTGACCGAAGCCGACGATGAGCACCTCAGGTCGGAGCTCATGCACAGCGAGAAGGATCGTGCGGAGAACCTCATGATTGTGGATCTCGTGCGCAATGACCTCAACGCGGTGTGTGAGGTGGGCTCGGTACATGTTCCCCACATGATGTATGTCGAATCGTATTCCTCTGTACATCAATTGATCTCAACGATTCGGGGTACTCTGCGTGGTGGGGTGAGCGCGGTGGATTGTGTCCGGGCAGCCTTTCCCGGCGGATCCATGACGGGTGCGCCGAAGCGACGGGCCATGGAGCTGATCGACAGGCTCGAAGACGGGCCACGGGGTGTGTACTCGGGTGCGCTGGGCTGGTTTTCGCTGTGCGGCGCTGCTGATCTGAGCATTGTCATCCGAACACTCGTTGTCGCCGACGGGCTGGCGACATTCGGTGTGGGCGGTGCCATCGTCGCGCTGTCGGACCCGCAGCGCGAATACGAAGAAACCGTGGTCAAGTCGCGCGCGATCCTGACCGCGCTCATGAAAACAAAGGCGGGCGAACGGCAATCGTGA
- a CDS encoding FAD-dependent monooxygenase — protein MSCAEPPREDRRALIVGLGISGMAAAIRLHQIGWKPIIVERAPARRTGGNFVIVFGSGRSAAARLGISPHLRDRRPTGISYECDRRGRRRVGMNFTDLPGEAWMVLRGDVEAAAFHALPDDIEIRYSTTPMKIEQHAGGASVTLSSTANSGDTTVRTEEFGLVVGADGLRSTVRKLVFGPDEQYLRRLNHMVATFEMPEKLTAVAVQDGAWLVEAGRSLIIYPMRDRMPTAQLSYRTEDVDAEFTEPAAARLRRMFGPAPYGSILGEVLDAFDRTDQYLFDSVEQVHMPRWYRDRVVLVGDAAWCETMYSGLGVSSALAGPELLGTMLARHPDDPGTAFAEWERALRPFIDAYQGYGLKQRFFFTPENRRELLVRRGVARLIHTPFTRTLLTALTRGSKTARLKDQDISAGI, from the coding sequence ATGTCGTGTGCTGAGCCACCCCGAGAAGATAGGCGGGCGCTCATCGTCGGGCTGGGAATCAGCGGAATGGCCGCGGCGATTCGGCTACACCAGATCGGCTGGAAGCCGATCATCGTGGAACGTGCTCCGGCGCGCCGCACCGGCGGCAATTTCGTCATCGTCTTCGGTTCGGGCAGATCGGCCGCGGCCCGGCTGGGCATTTCACCACATCTGCGTGACCGGCGCCCGACCGGAATCTCCTACGAGTGCGATCGGCGGGGCCGCCGGCGAGTGGGCATGAACTTCACCGATCTGCCCGGCGAGGCATGGATGGTGCTTCGCGGCGACGTGGAAGCCGCCGCGTTTCACGCACTTCCCGACGATATCGAGATCCGCTACTCCACCACTCCGATGAAGATCGAACAGCACGCCGGCGGAGCCTCGGTAACGCTGTCGAGCACCGCCAACTCAGGCGATACCACCGTCCGCACCGAAGAATTCGGCCTCGTCGTCGGCGCCGACGGATTGCGCTCTACGGTACGAAAGCTCGTATTCGGGCCGGATGAGCAGTACTTGCGGCGTCTCAACCACATGGTGGCGACATTCGAAATGCCGGAGAAACTCACCGCTGTGGCGGTGCAGGACGGAGCGTGGTTGGTGGAGGCGGGGCGCTCCCTGATCATCTATCCGATGCGCGACCGCATGCCCACCGCGCAGCTCTCGTACCGCACCGAGGACGTGGACGCGGAGTTCACCGAGCCGGCCGCGGCGCGCTTGCGCAGAATGTTCGGACCCGCCCCTTACGGCTCGATCCTCGGTGAAGTACTCGACGCCTTTGACCGCACCGACCAGTATCTCTTCGACTCCGTCGAGCAGGTTCATATGCCTCGCTGGTACCGCGATCGCGTGGTGCTCGTCGGCGACGCCGCCTGGTGCGAAACGATGTACTCCGGACTGGGGGTTTCCTCGGCGCTGGCCGGCCCCGAGCTGCTGGGCACCATGCTGGCCCGCCACCCCGACGACCCGGGCACGGCATTTGCCGAGTGGGAGCGCGCGCTCAGGCCGTTCATCGACGCCTACCAAGGCTATGGGCTCAAACAGCGATTCTTCTTCACGCCCGAAAATCGCCGGGAATTGCTCGTGCGGCGCGGCGTGGCCCGGCTCATCCACACACCGTTCACGCGGACGCTGCTCACCGCGTTGACGCGGGGCAGCAAGACGGCCCGCCTCAAGGATCAGGACATTTCAGCGGGAATCTAG
- the pgsA gene encoding CDP-diacylglycerol--glycerol-3-phosphate 3-phosphatidyltransferase has product MPMPPETQPDSAASAAPVPVLNIANVLTVLRIALVPVFVIVLFVEGGHQTSWRIAAFGVFALAIATDRYDGIIARRYGLITPFGQLADPIADKALIGAALVGLSLLGDLSWWVTAVILVREIGITVLRFSVLRHGVIPANRGGKLKTLVQSLAIAGYLLPLTGYWHTAAVVLMGFAVFLTVLTGLDYLVQALRPRPKAA; this is encoded by the coding sequence GTGCCGATGCCACCGGAAACCCAGCCTGATTCCGCGGCCTCTGCTGCGCCGGTGCCGGTGCTGAACATCGCCAACGTGCTGACGGTGCTGCGCATCGCGCTGGTACCGGTGTTCGTCATAGTCCTGTTCGTGGAGGGTGGGCACCAAACTTCTTGGCGCATTGCCGCTTTCGGGGTGTTCGCGCTGGCCATCGCGACCGACCGCTATGACGGCATCATCGCGCGCCGCTACGGTTTGATCACCCCATTCGGCCAGCTCGCCGATCCGATCGCCGACAAGGCCCTGATTGGCGCGGCGCTGGTAGGGCTCAGCCTGCTCGGAGATTTGTCGTGGTGGGTCACCGCGGTCATCCTGGTGCGCGAGATCGGGATCACCGTTCTACGCTTCTCGGTGCTGCGCCATGGCGTGATCCCCGCGAATCGGGGTGGCAAGCTCAAGACCTTGGTGCAGTCGTTGGCGATCGCCGGCTATCTGTTGCCCTTGACCGGGTATTGGCACACCGCCGCCGTAGTCCTGATGGGGTTCGCGGTATTCCTCACTGTTCTTACCGGCCTTGACTACCTGGTGCAGGCCCTGCGCCCACGGCCGAAAGCCGCCTAG
- a CDS encoding amino-acid N-acetyltransferase produces the protein MSAEGTSGISDNPGQTAPSVTVRRARTSDVPAIKALVDVYAGRILLEKNLVTLYEAVQEFWVADLAGEIVGCGALHVLWSDLGEVRTIAVHPRLKGSGVGHALVSRLLDVARELELKRVFVLTFEVDFFTKHGFREIDGTPVTAEVYEEMCRSYDTGVAEFLDLSYVKPNTLGNTRMLAHL, from the coding sequence ATGAGCGCAGAAGGTACATCTGGCATCTCGGACAATCCCGGGCAGACCGCCCCCTCGGTGACTGTCCGTCGTGCCCGTACCTCCGATGTCCCTGCCATCAAGGCACTTGTCGACGTCTATGCCGGGCGCATTCTGCTGGAAAAGAACCTTGTGACGCTCTATGAGGCGGTGCAGGAATTCTGGGTGGCCGATCTCGCCGGGGAGATAGTGGGCTGCGGCGCGTTGCACGTGCTGTGGTCGGATCTGGGCGAAGTGCGGACCATCGCGGTGCACCCCCGGCTCAAGGGCTCCGGTGTGGGGCACGCGCTCGTCAGCCGCCTGCTGGATGTGGCCAGGGAACTCGAACTCAAGAGGGTCTTTGTGCTGACCTTCGAAGTCGACTTCTTTACCAAGCACGGCTTTCGCGAAATCGACGGCACTCCGGTGACAGCGGAGGTGTATGAGGAGATGTGCCGGTCATACGACACCGGCGTTGCCGAATTCCTGGACCTGAGCTACGTGAAGCCGAACACCCTCGGCAATACCCGCATGCTCGCACATCTCTAA
- a CDS encoding carboxymuconolactone decarboxylase family protein, translating into MPRLRQVSRAETDDQLVHRMYDQIFGDRDPVTDPGTTTGTPGDWWTVFALVPDALKHSVQGFAFYRSPNRRLDPVLRELGQTRAGWARRSQFVFSQHCKSCRIVGMTEEMIAAIPSWSTAECFTPVQRAVLAYTDCLVLDGGRVPDGVFAALQAHLSDEEILELTYITAMYEMHAVMSTALRLEWDNRDEPIVEIAAPEGFTSFDVGDAIALRRDENA; encoded by the coding sequence ATGCCACGTCTGCGCCAGGTTTCCCGTGCCGAAACCGATGATCAACTTGTCCATCGCATGTACGACCAGATTTTCGGCGACCGAGACCCTGTCACCGATCCGGGAACGACTACGGGCACACCGGGTGACTGGTGGACGGTTTTCGCGCTCGTCCCCGATGCGCTGAAGCATTCGGTCCAGGGTTTCGCGTTCTACCGCAGTCCCAACCGCAGGCTCGATCCGGTACTGCGAGAACTCGGGCAGACACGGGCCGGATGGGCGCGGCGCAGCCAGTTCGTGTTCTCTCAGCACTGCAAGTCGTGTCGCATCGTCGGGATGACCGAGGAGATGATCGCGGCGATCCCGTCATGGAGTACGGCGGAATGCTTCACCCCGGTGCAGCGCGCGGTGCTGGCCTATACCGACTGCCTGGTGCTCGATGGGGGCCGGGTACCCGACGGCGTGTTCGCCGCGCTGCAGGCTCACCTCTCCGACGAGGAGATCCTGGAACTCACCTACATCACGGCCATGTACGAAATGCATGCCGTGATGAGCACCGCGCTGCGTTTGGAATGGGACAACCGCGACGAGCCGATTGTGGAGATCGCCGCACCCGAAGGATTCACATCCTTCGACGTGGGCGACGCCATCGCGTTACGGCGCGACGAGAACGCCTAG
- a CDS encoding FtsK/SpoIIIE family DNA translocase, with product MASKTVSRSGGRNTKSGPRSRNTAPTRRPAPRRRNQRRNQHWTTPLVALGRGARTGWRACAHGVGSLFRSVGRARDIEHGHRRDGIALALLGLAFVVGASSWFHAAKPVGGWIDSAFRAVVGSGVALVPILALVIAVFLMRTEPNPEERPRLLLGFAMVALPILGLWHLFAGSPDSPEGRSAAGGFVGFVIGGPLAQGLTAWIAAPLLVMAIVFGVLLLTGTTIRDIPDTLRNMFAPRDYEEWDDEDYDEDYNDEYDEYDAAEPEEDYAPTREFKRGATPMDNYPVEQEAAVAPEPPAPPAPKPAPVVKSTKKAKPKAQMPVVDRVIEGPYTLPSLDLLIAGDPPKESSAANDDMIAAISGVLEQFKVDAAVTGFNRGPTVTRYEVELGPGVKVEKITALQRNIAYAVATDSVRLLAPIPGKSAVGIEVPNTDREMVRLADVLTAPETRRDHHPLVVGLGKDIEGDFISANLSKMPHLLVAGSTGSGKSSFVNSMLVSLLARATPEEVRMILIDPKMVELTPYEGIPHLITPIITSPKKAASALAWLVEEMEQRYQDMQASKVRHINDFNAKVRSGEITTPLGSQREYRPYPFILAVVDELADLMMTAPRDVEEAIVRITQKARAAGIHLVLATQRPSVDVVTGLIKTNVPSRLAFMTSSLTDSRVILDQPGAEKLIGMGDGLFLPMGAGRPIRMQGAFITDEEISAVVAACKEQAEPEYTEGVTTTKVGSAGPGKDDVDPDIGDDMDALLQAVELVVSSQFGSTSMLQRKLRVGFAKAGRLMDLMETRGIVGPSEGSKAREVMVKPEDLAGVLASIRGGGGADEDEDDGGVPEDF from the coding sequence ATGGCGAGTAAGACTGTCAGCCGCTCGGGCGGCCGGAACACCAAATCGGGACCCCGGTCGCGCAACACCGCGCCCACTCGTCGTCCGGCACCACGGCGCCGCAATCAGCGGCGCAACCAGCACTGGACGACGCCACTGGTCGCGCTCGGGCGAGGGGCGCGCACGGGATGGCGTGCGTGCGCCCACGGTGTCGGTTCATTGTTCCGGTCAGTGGGCCGGGCTCGCGACATCGAACACGGACATCGACGTGACGGCATCGCCCTGGCGTTGCTGGGCCTGGCCTTCGTGGTGGGCGCCAGCTCCTGGTTCCACGCGGCCAAGCCGGTAGGCGGCTGGATCGACAGTGCTTTCCGCGCGGTTGTCGGGTCCGGTGTCGCGCTGGTTCCCATTCTTGCGCTCGTCATCGCCGTGTTCCTGATGCGCACCGAACCGAACCCCGAGGAGCGCCCACGCCTGCTGCTTGGCTTCGCCATGGTCGCGCTGCCCATCCTGGGCCTGTGGCATCTGTTCGCAGGATCTCCCGACTCGCCCGAGGGGCGCTCGGCCGCAGGCGGATTCGTTGGCTTTGTGATCGGCGGACCGCTTGCCCAGGGGCTGACCGCATGGATCGCGGCGCCCTTGCTGGTGATGGCGATCGTCTTCGGAGTGCTGCTGTTGACCGGGACCACGATTCGCGATATCCCGGACACCCTTCGGAACATGTTCGCGCCCAGGGATTACGAGGAATGGGACGACGAGGACTACGACGAGGACTACAACGACGAGTACGACGAATACGACGCGGCGGAGCCCGAAGAGGACTACGCGCCGACACGTGAATTCAAACGCGGTGCCACTCCGATGGACAACTATCCGGTCGAGCAAGAGGCTGCCGTCGCACCCGAGCCGCCCGCCCCGCCCGCGCCCAAGCCGGCACCGGTGGTCAAGTCGACCAAGAAGGCCAAGCCGAAAGCACAGATGCCTGTTGTCGATCGGGTGATCGAAGGCCCCTACACCCTGCCGTCGCTGGACTTACTGATTGCGGGAGATCCGCCCAAGGAAAGCAGCGCCGCGAACGACGACATGATCGCCGCCATCAGCGGGGTGCTTGAGCAGTTCAAGGTCGACGCCGCGGTCACCGGTTTCAACCGCGGTCCCACCGTCACCCGCTACGAGGTCGAACTCGGCCCCGGCGTGAAGGTGGAGAAAATCACCGCCCTGCAACGCAATATCGCCTACGCGGTGGCCACCGACAGCGTTCGTCTGCTCGCCCCCATCCCGGGTAAGTCGGCGGTGGGTATCGAGGTGCCCAACACCGATCGGGAGATGGTGCGTTTGGCCGACGTGCTGACCGCGCCCGAGACCCGCCGCGATCACCACCCGCTGGTTGTGGGGCTCGGCAAGGACATCGAGGGCGACTTCATCTCGGCGAACCTGTCCAAGATGCCGCACCTGTTGGTCGCCGGTTCCACCGGCTCGGGTAAGTCGAGCTTCGTCAACTCCATGCTGGTCTCGCTCTTGGCGCGGGCCACGCCGGAGGAGGTCAGGATGATCCTGATCGACCCGAAGATGGTGGAATTGACTCCCTACGAAGGCATTCCGCACCTCATCACGCCGATCATCACCTCACCCAAGAAGGCCGCCTCGGCACTGGCCTGGCTGGTCGAGGAGATGGAACAGCGCTATCAAGATATGCAGGCCAGCAAGGTTCGGCACATCAACGATTTCAATGCGAAGGTGCGTTCCGGAGAGATCACCACGCCGCTGGGCAGCCAGCGCGAGTACCGGCCATACCCGTTCATTCTGGCGGTGGTCGACGAGCTCGCCGACCTCATGATGACCGCGCCGCGTGACGTCGAGGAAGCCATCGTGCGCATCACCCAGAAGGCCCGTGCGGCAGGCATCCACCTGGTGCTGGCCACCCAGCGTCCATCGGTGGACGTGGTCACCGGCCTTATCAAGACGAATGTGCCCTCGCGCCTTGCCTTTATGACGTCATCGCTGACCGATAGCCGCGTCATCTTGGATCAGCCGGGCGCTGAGAAGCTCATCGGTATGGGTGACGGACTGTTCTTGCCCATGGGAGCTGGGCGGCCCATCCGCATGCAGGGCGCGTTCATTACCGACGAGGAGATCTCCGCCGTCGTCGCCGCGTGCAAGGAGCAGGCCGAGCCCGAGTACACCGAGGGCGTCACCACCACCAAGGTCGGGTCAGCGGGACCGGGCAAGGATGATGTCGATCCCGACATTGGTGACGACATGGACGCTCTCCTGCAGGCCGTTGAGCTCGTGGTGTCGAGCCAGTTCGGCTCGACATCCATGCTGCAGCGCAAGCTACGGGTGGGCTTCGCCAAGGCGGGCCGCCTGATGGACCTGATGGAGACACGCGGAATCGTCGGCCCCAGTGAGGGTTCCAAGGCGCGCGAGGTGATGGTCAAGCCCGAGGACCTCGCCGGGGTGCTTGCCTCGATCCGGGGCGGCGGTGGAGCCGACGAGGACGAGGACGACGGCGGAGTCCCCGAGGACTTCTAG